A window of the Gordonia humi genome harbors these coding sequences:
- the metG gene encoding methionine--tRNA ligase: MVNAPENASRPYYITTAIAYPNGAPHIGHAYEFISADVLARFKALDGFDVRFQSGTDEHGQKMQQTAEAEGVSTAELARRNSDRFQALHDALGTDLTRFIRTTDADHHRASEEIWKRMEAAGDIYLDTYAGWYDVRDEAFFTEDETSLDDDGDRIATENGHKLTWTQEQTYFFRLSKYTEPLLDLYRDRPEYIGPDSRRNEVVRFVEGGLTDLSISRTTFDWGVKVPGADGHVMYVWVDALTNYLTGVGFPDDPATMDRYWPADLHVIGKDIIRFHCVYWPAFLMSAGIAVPKRVFAHGFLFNKGEKMSKSVGNVVDPHVLISEFGLDPVRYFFLREVSYGQDGSYSAEAIVSRKNADLANEYGNLAQRTLSMVGKYFDHVLPTPGEFTADDRALLDTADALLEKVRAHFDVQAIHLGLEALWSALADANRYISAQEPWKLAKTDLERTGTVLYVCAEVVRIVTLLTQPTMPGSTSTILDYLAVDADARTFASLGDRLAPGTVLPQPSPVFPRHEA, translated from the coding sequence ATGGTCAACGCCCCCGAAAACGCCTCCCGGCCGTACTACATCACCACCGCCATCGCGTACCCGAACGGCGCCCCGCACATCGGGCACGCCTACGAGTTCATCTCGGCGGACGTTCTCGCCCGGTTCAAGGCGTTGGACGGCTTCGACGTCCGCTTCCAGTCGGGCACCGATGAGCACGGTCAGAAGATGCAGCAGACGGCGGAGGCCGAAGGCGTGTCGACCGCCGAGCTGGCGCGTCGGAACTCCGACCGCTTCCAGGCGCTGCACGACGCGCTGGGCACCGACCTCACCCGGTTCATTCGGACCACCGACGCCGACCATCATCGCGCGTCGGAGGAGATCTGGAAGCGTATGGAGGCCGCGGGCGACATCTATCTCGACACGTACGCCGGTTGGTACGACGTACGCGACGAGGCGTTCTTCACCGAGGACGAGACCAGCCTCGACGACGACGGCGATCGGATCGCCACCGAGAACGGCCACAAGCTGACGTGGACGCAGGAGCAGACGTACTTCTTCCGGTTGTCCAAGTACACCGAGCCACTGCTCGACCTGTACCGCGACCGCCCCGAGTACATCGGACCGGACTCGCGACGCAACGAGGTCGTCAGGTTCGTCGAGGGCGGACTGACCGACCTGTCGATCTCGCGCACCACCTTCGACTGGGGCGTCAAGGTTCCCGGCGCCGACGGACACGTCATGTACGTATGGGTCGATGCACTGACCAACTACCTGACCGGTGTCGGCTTCCCCGACGATCCGGCGACGATGGACCGCTACTGGCCCGCCGATCTGCACGTCATCGGCAAGGACATCATCCGTTTCCACTGTGTGTACTGGCCCGCGTTCCTGATGAGTGCGGGGATCGCCGTGCCCAAGCGGGTGTTCGCGCACGGCTTCCTGTTCAACAAGGGCGAGAAGATGAGCAAGTCGGTCGGCAACGTCGTCGACCCGCACGTGTTGATCTCCGAGTTCGGCCTCGACCCGGTCCGCTACTTCTTCCTCCGCGAGGTCTCGTACGGACAGGACGGCTCGTACTCGGCCGAGGCGATCGTCTCCCGGAAGAACGCCGACCTGGCCAACGAATACGGCAACCTCGCGCAGCGCACCCTGTCGATGGTCGGCAAGTACTTCGACCACGTGCTCCCGACGCCCGGCGAGTTCACCGCCGACGACCGGGCGCTGCTCGACACCGCCGACGCGCTGTTGGAGAAGGTCCGCGCGCACTTCGACGTCCAGGCCATCCACCTCGGCCTCGAAGCCCTGTGGTCGGCGCTCGCCGACGCCAACCGGTACATCTCGGCGCAGGAGCCGTGGAAACTCGCCAAGACCGACCTCGAACGCACCGGGACAGTGCTGTACGTGTGCGCCGAGGTGGTCCGGATCGTCACGCTGCTGACCCAGCCGACGATGCCCGGCTCGACGTCGACGATCCTCGACTACCTGGCCGTCGACGCCGATGCGCGCACCTTCGCCTCGCTCGGCGACCGGCTGGCCCCGGGGACCGTCCTGCCCCAGCCCAGCCCGGTGTTCCCGCGCCACGAGGCGTAG
- a CDS encoding glycoside hydrolase family 65 protein produces the protein MDQYSADLAHTTHGDTSSHPDTLNVPVHGTRPDHGFDVSPWELRWRGFDIDTIGRTEALFALSNGHIGLRGTFEEGEPVDVPGTYLNGFYELRDLPYAESGYGYPESGQTVVNVTDGKIIRLLVEDEPMDLRYGSTVEHERVLDFKTGTLKRETLWTSPTGRTVRIRSERLVSFTKRTVAAIRYEVEPVGEDMKLVLQSDLLANEPIGGPGGKSAADDPRLAAALDKPLVADLADCEDYSAVLVHHTRRSALTVAAAMDHELELPATGDTSIRADGDLARLTVAATVPQGSKIVLTKFLGYGWSARRSVPALRAQVDAALAMARETGWDALKAEQVAYLEEFWADADIEIDGDSEMQQALRFSLFHILQAGARGQSRAIPAKGLTGPGYDGHTFWDTETFVLPMLTYTVPAAAGEELRWRHGTMDKAKARAAELGASGAMFPWRSINGDECSGYWPAGTAGVHVSADIANATARYIRATGDEAFEIECGVELLVEIARFFTGLGHHDANGKFRIDGITGPDEYTAIVNNNLFTNLAAQQALRDAVASAGRHPSVARDLGVTAAETAHWTACADDMTVGYDESLGVHQQSESFTLLDRWDFDRSRGRYPLLLNYPYYDLYRKQVVKQADLVFAMYLFGQHFTAEQKLKNFDYYYPITVRDSSLSACCEAVTAAEVGYLDLAYDLMSESVFTDLHDLHSNVSSGLHIAALAGAWTDCVAGFGGMRDFGGDITFAPQLPRQLTYMSFRMTIGESRIVVAITADSATYRLMSGPTIELAHHGERFVLGDVAVRKPISQPLPRQAPAAPAGCEPYRRSL, from the coding sequence ATGGACCAGTACTCCGCTGACCTCGCGCACACCACCCACGGCGACACGTCGAGCCATCCGGACACACTGAACGTGCCCGTCCACGGCACGCGCCCGGACCACGGATTCGACGTCAGTCCGTGGGAACTGCGGTGGCGAGGCTTCGACATCGACACCATCGGGCGCACCGAGGCGCTGTTCGCGCTCTCGAACGGCCACATCGGTCTGCGCGGCACGTTCGAGGAGGGTGAGCCGGTCGACGTCCCGGGCACCTATCTCAACGGCTTCTACGAGCTGCGCGATCTGCCGTACGCCGAGAGCGGCTACGGCTACCCCGAGTCGGGGCAGACCGTGGTGAACGTGACCGACGGCAAGATCATCCGCCTGCTCGTCGAGGACGAGCCGATGGACCTGCGGTACGGCAGCACCGTCGAACACGAGCGCGTCCTGGACTTCAAGACCGGCACCCTCAAACGCGAGACCCTGTGGACCTCGCCGACCGGCCGCACCGTCCGCATCCGATCCGAGCGCCTGGTCTCGTTCACCAAACGCACGGTGGCCGCGATCCGCTACGAGGTGGAGCCGGTCGGCGAGGACATGAAACTGGTGCTGCAGTCCGATCTGCTCGCCAACGAGCCGATCGGCGGCCCGGGCGGGAAGTCGGCGGCCGACGATCCGCGGTTGGCCGCCGCCCTGGACAAGCCGCTGGTCGCCGACCTCGCCGACTGTGAAGACTATTCGGCCGTCCTGGTCCACCACACCCGACGCTCGGCACTCACCGTCGCCGCCGCGATGGACCACGAACTGGAACTGCCCGCCACCGGCGACACCTCGATCCGCGCCGACGGCGACCTCGCCCGACTGACCGTCGCGGCGACCGTGCCGCAAGGCAGCAAGATCGTGCTCACCAAGTTCCTCGGCTACGGCTGGTCGGCGCGACGCAGCGTGCCCGCGCTCCGCGCGCAGGTCGATGCCGCGCTGGCGATGGCCCGTGAGACGGGATGGGATGCGCTCAAGGCCGAACAGGTCGCCTACCTCGAAGAGTTCTGGGCCGACGCCGACATCGAGATCGACGGCGACTCGGAGATGCAGCAGGCTCTCCGGTTCTCGCTGTTCCACATTCTGCAGGCCGGTGCACGCGGGCAGTCCAGGGCGATTCCGGCGAAGGGCCTGACCGGCCCCGGGTACGACGGGCACACCTTCTGGGACACCGAGACCTTCGTCCTGCCGATGCTGACCTACACCGTGCCCGCGGCCGCGGGCGAGGAACTGCGCTGGCGGCACGGCACCATGGACAAGGCCAAGGCCCGCGCCGCCGAACTCGGCGCATCGGGCGCCATGTTCCCGTGGCGCTCGATCAACGGCGACGAGTGCTCGGGGTACTGGCCCGCGGGCACCGCGGGCGTCCACGTGTCCGCCGACATCGCCAATGCGACGGCCCGCTACATCCGCGCCACCGGCGACGAAGCGTTCGAGATCGAGTGCGGCGTCGAGCTGCTGGTGGAGATCGCCCGCTTCTTCACCGGTCTCGGCCACCACGACGCGAACGGGAAGTTCCGCATCGACGGCATCACCGGACCGGACGAGTACACGGCCATCGTCAACAACAACCTGTTCACGAATCTGGCCGCCCAGCAGGCGCTGCGCGACGCCGTCGCCTCAGCCGGGCGACACCCCAGCGTGGCACGCGATCTCGGGGTCACCGCCGCCGAGACCGCGCACTGGACGGCGTGTGCCGACGACATGACCGTCGGATACGACGAGTCCCTCGGCGTGCACCAGCAGTCCGAGAGCTTCACCCTGCTCGACCGCTGGGACTTCGACCGCTCGCGCGGCCGCTACCCCCTGCTGCTGAACTATCCGTACTACGACCTCTACCGCAAGCAGGTCGTCAAACAGGCCGATCTCGTATTCGCCATGTATCTGTTCGGCCAGCACTTCACGGCCGAGCAGAAACTCAAGAACTTCGACTACTACTACCCGATCACGGTGCGCGACTCGTCGTTGTCGGCATGCTGCGAGGCGGTCACCGCCGCCGAGGTCGGTTACCTCGACCTGGCTTACGACCTGATGAGCGAATCGGTGTTCACCGATCTGCACGACCTGCACTCCAATGTGTCGTCGGGTCTGCACATCGCGGCCCTGGCGGGCGCGTGGACCGACTGCGTGGCGGGCTTCGGCGGGATGCGCGACTTCGGCGGCGACATCACGTTCGCCCCGCAGCTGCCGCGCCAGCTCACCTACATGAGCTTCCGGATGACGATCGGCGAGTCGCGCATCGTGGTCGCGATCACCGCCGACTCGGCGACGTACCGGCTGATGTCGGGTCCGACCATCGAACTCGCGCATCACGGCGAACGCTTCGTGCTGGGCGACGTCGCGGTCCGCAAGCCGATCTCCCAGCCTCTCCCGCGACAGGCTCCGGCCGCTCCCGCGGGGTGCGAGCCGTACCGTCGCTCGCTCTGA
- a CDS encoding FadR/GntR family transcriptional regulator, with the protein MPRIAQNRTLPEQVADQLRDRIAAGEFPVGSLLPGELALAAEMGVSRGSVREALRSLVLAGMLGARPGYGTFVTATSDVAPALARRVDRDRTADVEQVRSILEREGARLAARNASADHLRGLREALAARAEAVDGAAYAAADIAFHRILLDASGNALLAELYRGVGGNEQALEHLNSRDFPITSAPEVVEIDRAHQAIFDAVAARDPEAAAAAVDRTVVMVHAWAEDNR; encoded by the coding sequence ATGCCTCGTATCGCACAGAACCGGACTCTGCCCGAGCAGGTCGCCGATCAGCTCCGCGACCGCATCGCCGCGGGCGAGTTCCCGGTCGGCTCACTGCTGCCGGGCGAACTCGCCCTCGCCGCGGAGATGGGTGTCAGCCGCGGCAGCGTCCGGGAGGCGCTGCGGTCGCTGGTCCTCGCCGGGATGCTGGGTGCCCGCCCCGGCTACGGCACGTTCGTCACGGCGACGAGCGACGTCGCGCCCGCCCTCGCACGACGCGTCGACCGGGACCGGACGGCGGACGTCGAACAGGTCCGGTCGATCCTGGAACGCGAAGGCGCCCGGCTCGCGGCCCGCAACGCCTCCGCCGATCACCTTCGCGGTCTGCGGGAGGCGCTCGCCGCTCGCGCGGAGGCCGTCGACGGCGCCGCCTATGCGGCCGCGGACATCGCCTTTCACCGCATCCTCCTCGACGCGTCGGGTAATGCGCTGCTCGCCGAGCTGTATCGCGGGGTGGGCGGCAACGAGCAGGCGCTGGAACATCTCAACTCCCGCGACTTCCCCATCACGTCGGCCCCCGAGGTCGTGGAGATCGACCGCGCGCACCAGGCGATCTTCGACGCCGTCGCCGCACGAGACCCCGAGGCCGCGGCCGCGGCCGTCGACCGCACCGTCGTGATGGTGCACGCCTGGGCGGAGGATAACCGGTGA
- a CDS encoding TetR/AcrR family transcriptional regulator yields the protein MARLTLEQRREAAIEATLRVIAADGVEAATTRRIATEAKMGQSSIFYAFSSRDELLAAVVEHGVAQELESMNEWLETLVDFPTSGAPTEDLIRGALGAFAENAISDTARQQVLIGLALYARRTPGLEHLAERLYEGYYEVAAGLLDQASRISGCVWTRPTEELAPMVIAQTDGITLCWLGTASRDHVDAVIDSAVTLILTYLE from the coding sequence ATGGCACGGTTGACCCTGGAACAGCGTCGGGAGGCGGCGATCGAGGCCACCCTGCGCGTGATCGCCGCCGACGGCGTGGAGGCCGCGACCACGCGCCGCATCGCCACGGAGGCGAAGATGGGCCAGTCGAGCATCTTCTACGCGTTCTCCTCCAGGGACGAGCTGCTCGCCGCCGTCGTCGAACACGGTGTGGCACAGGAACTCGAGTCGATGAACGAGTGGCTCGAGACGCTGGTGGACTTCCCGACGAGCGGCGCACCCACCGAGGACCTGATCCGTGGTGCACTGGGCGCCTTCGCCGAGAACGCGATCTCCGACACCGCACGTCAGCAGGTGCTGATCGGACTGGCGCTGTACGCGCGTCGCACGCCGGGTCTGGAGCATCTGGCCGAGCGCCTCTACGAGGGCTACTACGAGGTGGCCGCCGGACTCCTCGACCAGGCCTCGCGCATCTCCGGTTGCGTGTGGACCAGGCCGACCGAGGAACTCGCGCCGATGGTCATCGCGCAGACCGACGGCATCACCCTCTGCTGGTTGGGCACGGCCTCGCGTGATCACGTCGACGCCGTCATCGACAGTGCGGTGACCTTGATCCTCACGTACCTGGAGTAG
- a CDS encoding aminodeoxychorismate synthase component I has product MVDPSPLPVLRALHARTRRDGLAPPAALIGRWADADAVIAPSVEVRRGVAPPDRPDHFWLGAISYAPPGQAPDVVGGICDGLLLLRDDAWEWESIDGSPCPAWVVDCLAAVEPTSAWSATAWSAKWTPPAKTPHIDAVAACIDAIGAGEIYQACVCTRFTGRLDGDPLDFFADIAAATAPAKAAWLTGDWGSVASLSPEQFLDRRGDEVSSSPIKGTVPVHVDPAVLSASTKDIAENVMIVDLVRNDLGRVATIGSVRVPELLHVMGAPGVWHLVSTVSATLRPDIGHDALLAATLPPASVTGTPKIRAADLLTGWEEHERGVYCGAIGIAGPGGLLDLSVAIRTVAVTPDGALTLGVGGGITAASDPEAEWQECLDKAASIVGFAAR; this is encoded by the coding sequence GTGGTTGACCCATCCCCGCTCCCCGTTCTGCGCGCCCTGCACGCTCGCACACGACGCGACGGGCTCGCGCCGCCCGCGGCGCTCATCGGGCGGTGGGCCGACGCCGACGCCGTGATCGCGCCGTCGGTCGAGGTGCGACGCGGTGTCGCGCCGCCCGATCGGCCCGACCACTTCTGGTTGGGGGCGATCTCGTACGCGCCGCCCGGGCAGGCGCCCGATGTGGTCGGCGGCATCTGCGACGGGCTCCTCCTGCTGCGCGACGACGCATGGGAGTGGGAGTCGATCGACGGATCCCCGTGCCCGGCCTGGGTCGTCGACTGCCTCGCCGCCGTCGAACCGACGTCGGCGTGGTCGGCGACGGCGTGGTCGGCGAAATGGACTCCCCCGGCCAAGACACCCCACATCGACGCCGTCGCGGCGTGCATCGATGCGATCGGCGCGGGCGAGATCTATCAGGCCTGCGTGTGCACGCGGTTCACCGGCCGCCTCGACGGCGACCCGCTCGACTTCTTCGCCGACATCGCCGCGGCGACTGCCCCGGCCAAGGCCGCCTGGCTGACCGGCGACTGGGGGTCCGTCGCGAGTCTGTCCCCCGAACAGTTCCTCGACCGGCGCGGCGACGAGGTGTCGTCGTCGCCGATCAAGGGCACTGTGCCCGTCCACGTCGACCCGGCCGTGCTGTCGGCGTCGACCAAGGACATCGCCGAGAACGTGATGATCGTCGATCTGGTCCGCAACGACCTCGGCCGCGTCGCGACCATCGGATCGGTGCGCGTCCCGGAACTGCTGCACGTGATGGGCGCCCCGGGCGTGTGGCATCTGGTGTCGACGGTGTCGGCGACACTGCGCCCCGACATCGGCCACGACGCCCTCCTGGCCGCGACGCTGCCGCCGGCCTCGGTCACCGGCACCCCCAAGATCCGCGCCGCCGACCTGCTCACCGGATGGGAGGAGCACGAACGCGGCGTGTACTGCGGGGCGATCGGCATCGCCGGGCCCGGCGGACTGCTCGACTTGTCGGTCGCGATCCGGACGGTGGCCGTCACCCCCGACGGCGCCCTGACGCTGGGTGTCGGCGGCGGCATCACCGCAGCCTCCGACCCCGAAGCCGAATGGCAGGAGTGCCTGGACAAGGCCGCGTCGATCGTCGGCTTCGCGGCCCGCTGA
- a CDS encoding beta-phosphoglucomutase family hydrolase — MLGLPDDVTVALFDMDGVLTTTAVLHQAAWKKAFDAFLTERGDTSGPFTDRDYLDYVDGRPRLDGVRSFLASRGITVDDEAAAAIGDAKNEEFLAALDRDGARAYPGSLRYLQAAREAGLRVAVVTSSKNGAKVLDAAGLAQFAQHRVDGNTIVAENLPGKPAPDSYLRGAQLMGVTPAQAAVFEDAISGVQAGVAGHFGYVVGVDRVGGGQADAMRAAGASIVVTDLADLLQS, encoded by the coding sequence GTGCTGGGTCTACCTGATGACGTCACCGTCGCCCTCTTCGACATGGACGGGGTCCTGACGACCACCGCCGTCCTTCACCAGGCCGCGTGGAAGAAGGCCTTCGACGCCTTCCTGACCGAACGCGGCGACACGTCGGGTCCGTTCACCGACCGCGACTACCTTGACTATGTGGACGGTCGGCCGAGACTCGACGGCGTCCGCAGCTTTCTCGCCTCCCGCGGCATCACCGTCGACGACGAGGCCGCCGCCGCGATCGGCGACGCGAAGAACGAGGAGTTCCTCGCCGCGCTCGACCGCGACGGCGCACGGGCCTACCCGGGCTCGCTCCGCTATCTGCAGGCTGCGCGCGAAGCCGGACTGCGGGTCGCGGTGGTCACATCGTCGAAGAACGGCGCGAAGGTGCTCGACGCGGCAGGCCTGGCGCAGTTCGCGCAGCACCGCGTCGACGGCAACACCATCGTCGCGGAGAACCTGCCCGGCAAACCCGCACCCGATTCGTACCTGCGCGGCGCTCAGCTGATGGGCGTCACGCCCGCACAGGCCGCCGTCTTCGAGGACGCCATCTCCGGCGTCCAGGCGGGCGTCGCCGGGCACTTCGGCTACGTCGTGGGCGTCGACCGCGTCGGCGGCGGTCAGGCCGACGCCATGCGTGCCGCCGGCGCCTCCATCGTCGTGACCGACCTCGCCGACCTCCTGCAGAGCTGA
- the rsmI gene encoding 16S rRNA (cytidine(1402)-2'-O)-methyltransferase, giving the protein MNSSDGSGVLILAGTPMGRFDDASPRLREALTTADIVAAEDTRRTKALAASLGVEIGGRIVSYYDQVEAVRAPKLVEAIVGGATVLLVTDAGMPSVSDPGYRVVVACADAGLRITCLPGPSAVTTALALSAMPSERFAFDGFAPRKSGARHDWLTSLRSEQRTVVFFESPHRLAQTLADAAEVLGADRRAAVCRELTKTYEEVRRGGLGELARWAADGVKGEITVVIAGAAEIDETVPLEALVTRAEELADSGVRLKDACAQVCAGTPFSKRDVYEAVLAGR; this is encoded by the coding sequence GTGAACAGTTCAGACGGGTCCGGCGTGCTGATCCTGGCGGGCACCCCGATGGGGCGGTTCGACGACGCGTCGCCCCGCCTGCGGGAGGCGTTGACGACGGCCGACATCGTAGCCGCCGAAGACACTCGCCGCACCAAGGCGTTGGCGGCCTCGCTCGGTGTCGAGATCGGCGGACGGATCGTCAGTTACTACGACCAGGTGGAGGCCGTACGCGCGCCGAAGCTGGTGGAGGCGATCGTCGGCGGAGCCACGGTCCTGCTGGTGACCGATGCGGGTATGCCGTCGGTGAGCGACCCCGGCTATCGGGTGGTCGTCGCATGCGCCGATGCCGGACTCCGCATCACCTGCCTGCCCGGTCCGTCCGCGGTGACGACGGCGCTGGCCCTGTCGGCGATGCCGTCCGAGCGGTTCGCGTTCGACGGTTTCGCCCCGCGAAAGTCCGGCGCCCGCCACGACTGGCTGACGAGCCTGCGCTCCGAGCAGCGGACCGTGGTCTTCTTCGAGTCGCCACACCGCCTCGCGCAGACCCTCGCCGACGCCGCAGAGGTCCTCGGGGCCGACCGGCGCGCCGCCGTGTGCCGCGAGCTGACCAAGACTTACGAGGAGGTCCGCCGCGGCGGGCTCGGCGAACTCGCGCGGTGGGCTGCCGACGGGGTCAAGGGCGAGATCACCGTGGTGATCGCCGGCGCCGCGGAGATCGACGAGACCGTCCCTCTCGAGGCGCTGGTCACGCGCGCCGAAGAACTGGCCGACTCAGGTGTCCGGCTCAAGGACGCGTGCGCGCAGGTCTGCGCCGGGACGCCGTTCTCCAAGCGAGACGTGTACGAGGCGGTGCTGGCGGGGCGGTAG
- a CDS encoding tellurite resistance/C4-dicarboxylate transporter family protein, which produces MLEKTIRGLNPAGFAMVMATGIVSIAMNVQGWDVGSSILMWIGIVAYAVLVVAYLVRFVRYRHAVATDLRIPSRTFGFFTVVAGTGVLGSRLLLDGAIRWAEIALIVTTVLWAILGYLLPAVAFGARKDEAPLRTADGSWFVWVVATQAVAVLASSLQPELETWRTELALLAVFCWAVGVFLYVAVAVFVAARLLFSRPAPADVSGAYWVAMGATAISVVAGAHIGDMTDVPLLDVVGSTVAAATFLLWAFGTWLVPALLVAGYWRHVIHRVPLRYDVSLWTIVFPLGMYGVASRTLGDTHDLPIVDGIGHAEIWLAVIAWGVTFLAMVWSLGRRLSARDARTP; this is translated from the coding sequence GTGCTCGAGAAGACGATCCGCGGCCTGAACCCGGCCGGCTTCGCCATGGTGATGGCCACCGGGATCGTCTCGATCGCCATGAACGTACAGGGGTGGGACGTCGGATCGTCGATCCTGATGTGGATCGGCATCGTCGCCTACGCGGTTCTCGTCGTGGCCTACCTGGTCCGGTTCGTCCGGTACAGGCACGCGGTGGCCACGGACCTGCGCATCCCGTCCCGCACGTTCGGCTTCTTCACCGTCGTGGCGGGCACCGGGGTGCTGGGTTCGAGGCTGCTGCTCGACGGGGCGATCCGGTGGGCCGAGATCGCGTTGATCGTCACGACCGTCCTCTGGGCGATCCTCGGCTACCTTCTGCCCGCGGTCGCCTTCGGCGCGCGAAAGGACGAAGCGCCGCTGCGCACCGCCGACGGGAGCTGGTTCGTCTGGGTGGTCGCCACACAGGCGGTGGCGGTCCTCGCGTCGAGTCTGCAGCCTGAACTCGAGACATGGCGCACCGAACTCGCGCTGCTCGCGGTGTTCTGCTGGGCGGTGGGCGTGTTCCTTTACGTGGCGGTCGCCGTGTTCGTCGCCGCTCGCCTGCTGTTCTCGCGGCCCGCGCCGGCCGACGTGTCGGGCGCCTACTGGGTGGCGATGGGGGCGACGGCGATCTCCGTCGTCGCCGGAGCCCACATCGGGGACATGACCGACGTTCCGCTCTTGGACGTCGTCGGGTCGACGGTCGCGGCGGCCACCTTCCTGCTGTGGGCGTTCGGCACCTGGCTGGTGCCCGCGCTGCTCGTCGCGGGGTACTGGCGGCATGTGATCCATCGTGTGCCACTGCGTTACGACGTGTCGCTGTGGACCATCGTCTTCCCGCTCGGCATGTACGGAGTGGCCAGCCGCACCCTCGGCGATACGCACGATCTGCCGATCGTCGACGGCATCGGGCACGCCGAGATCTGGCTCGCCGTGATCGCCTGGGGCGTCACCTTCCTGGCGATGGTGTGGTCGCTGGGGCGGCGGTTGTCGGCACGGGACGCACGCACGCCGTAG
- a CDS encoding MFS transporter has protein sequence MSTVDVRAAARSHPLPTALVVAGVLLVAGNLRAAITTVGPVLTDIEDDLGLPSSAASILVSLPLLAFAAVSPFVPRLADRMGLERAIGASLGVLALGLVLRSVPPQAMLWIGTALIGVAIAVLNVVLPALVKRDFPTRIGQITGAYSAVQSTFAAIAAGVAVPVAGATALGWRLPLGMWAGLALVALGVMAPQLRRTTAVAEPVDVSVQPTPAPVAARSPWRTLLGWQVTLFMGLQSTVFYVVITWLPTIETDAGVSDGAAGAHQFMLNACGIVGALGCSALIARLADQRYLGAAIGTVLLIGVVGVLVAPSASIVWACVFGVGGGSAIVLSLSLFGLRTANHRQAASLSGMAQCFGYVLAAVGPVLAGALHDATDSWTPVLVILLVGTCVIIAAGYLAGRDRVAA, from the coding sequence GTGAGCACCGTCGACGTCCGCGCCGCCGCGCGCTCGCATCCGTTGCCGACCGCGCTCGTCGTGGCGGGCGTCCTGCTGGTCGCGGGCAATCTCCGTGCCGCCATCACCACCGTCGGCCCCGTCCTGACCGACATCGAGGACGATCTCGGCCTCCCGTCGTCGGCGGCGTCGATCCTGGTGAGTCTGCCGCTGCTGGCGTTCGCGGCGGTCTCGCCGTTCGTGCCACGGCTGGCCGACCGGATGGGTCTCGAACGAGCGATCGGAGCCTCGCTCGGCGTGCTCGCGCTGGGTCTGGTGCTCCGTTCGGTTCCGCCGCAGGCCATGCTGTGGATCGGCACGGCGTTGATCGGCGTCGCGATCGCCGTCTTGAACGTCGTGCTCCCCGCACTGGTCAAGCGCGACTTCCCGACGAGGATCGGCCAGATCACCGGCGCGTACTCGGCCGTGCAGTCGACGTTCGCCGCGATCGCCGCCGGCGTCGCCGTACCCGTCGCGGGCGCGACCGCGCTGGGCTGGCGGCTGCCGCTCGGCATGTGGGCGGGCCTGGCACTGGTCGCCCTGGGTGTGATGGCGCCGCAGTTGCGGCGTACCACGGCGGTGGCCGAACCCGTCGACGTGTCTGTGCAGCCCACGCCCGCCCCAGTGGCCGCGCGCTCGCCGTGGCGGACACTGCTCGGCTGGCAGGTCACCCTGTTCATGGGTCTGCAGTCCACGGTGTTCTACGTCGTCATCACCTGGCTGCCGACCATCGAGACCGATGCCGGAGTCAGCGACGGCGCCGCGGGTGCACACCAGTTCATGCTCAACGCGTGCGGCATCGTCGGAGCACTCGGCTGCTCGGCGTTGATCGCCCGGCTCGCCGACCAGCGCTACCTCGGTGCGGCCATCGGCACCGTTCTGCTGATCGGCGTGGTCGGTGTCCTCGTCGCACCGTCGGCGTCAATCGTGTGGGCGTGCGTGTTCGGCGTCGGCGGCGGCTCCGCCATCGTGCTGTCGCTGTCGCTGTTCGGGCTGCGCACCGCGAACCACCGGCAGGCCGCATCGTTGTCGGGCATGGCCCAGTGCTTCGGCTACGTCCTGGCCGCCGTCGGCCCCGTCCTCGCCGGTGCGCTGCACGACGCCACGGACTCCTGGACGCCGGTGCTGGTGATCCTGCTCGTCGGCACGTGCGTGATCATCGCCGCCGGATACCTGGCGGGCCGGGACCGGGTGGCGGCGTAG